A stretch of DNA from Anopheles ziemanni chromosome 3, idAnoZiCoDA_A2_x.2, whole genome shotgun sequence:
TGCCTCCGGACGAACGAACAGTACAGTCCTTGTGGATACTTTTCAACTCCAAATCTCCGTTGGCCGTTTGGAACGAACTCTTGTTTGAGTAGCTCGCATTGACTgtaatttttcctccttctgtCGTAGCGCTAACCGATCCTCCTTGTAGTTTATCGAGGAAAATATTCCCTTTCCCAGCGGCCGTTGCAACAACATTCTCGGCTAGTGTGATTCCTCTACACGCAATGTTTCCCGCCGTACTGGAGAGTTTAATATTAGTGGATCGCAGGCTTTTCGTTTCGATGTTGCCCGTTCCGTTTACTTCTATTTCATCACTGTATAGGTCGATGATGGAGGTCGTTCCGTGATTACGAATGTTCAGATCGGCCTTGATCGGGACTTCGAGAAGACATTCTGTGTCGATAGATTTTGAATCACCTGTGATGGTGACGAGATTGTCGGAAACGTGCACCTTTATACCATTTGAACCATCGTCTTGTTTAACCGATGCTCGGAGTATATTAGAGTCGGGGCAGTCGAGCAAATCGTATGGAACGATTTTCAAACTGTAGGCACAGTCAACATGAATTTTTGCGTACGGATTCACCTTTTCTTGGACTGTTTTCAAGGCCGCCCAGTTGCAGCCTGATGTGAACACACTGCGTGCTCCTAGAAATTTTACTAACACTCTGCGGGATACTTTAAGGAATAACATTACGAActgaaattatatttttatccaACTTTAGCCAAATACACCGTGTTATGAAATTCCACCGGTATCGatcgaatggaaaatcaaaacaatccatGTATGCTTTTGACAGTTCTCGTTTGACAGGCATCTAATTCGAACAGTATTATGCAGAATTAAGGGGCACTATGCACTTTATttcaataattgaaaaaagagTTTTTTCGCATTATTAACCATTTGATCTGTTTTATTCGCATGTAAGGATAAGTCTGAGTATGAATTTTAGAGAAAAAAATTTCGCTTTCCATTCAAGCAGACAGTTTGTTGAGATACTTTTTACCAATGAAACATGCACTGTACAAATTATAGCCTCAAACACGATTAATGTATTTACAGCTTTCTTGCAGCTTGCAGGAATGGTATTGTTTTATAATCTATTAACTTAAAAAATTTaagctttattttttaaacattcagCCCTCGACTGTATTACCCCTGACTCCTTTATGCTGTTGCTTGAATGACATTGTCAAAACAAACCGCCGAAGCCGGTAGTTTTATAGGCGCAGCgtagtttttagttatttcCAATTGAAttccaataaaaaaacatgttacCAGCTCGTGTTAAAGATGAACCAGTGTCCGATAGCTCGTTTATCGATGATAAACAATCACCGAGTATTGAAGAAATATTGGAAGCCATGCAGGAAGGAACAGAAGATAACCCTATGCGAAGCACTCCGATTTCAGCTGATCAAGCAATTCCCGAGCACGACGAAAACTCGTTCTACAACATAAAGAGTAATGCGCGACAAACGCTCTATATGCGAACGGGGGAAACGAAAATAGTGCTCGAACCGAAATTGGCCAGTCAGGTTACTAACGCCTCCAATATGACCTTCGATCGCGTCATGCTAAACCGAGCGGATGTATGGCACCAAGTGATGATACACCATGATGGCCAGTGCGAGAAACAAAAGATCCTGGATATGTTGTTCAACACCTTCCCGTTGTACGATTTGTTTCCGGTGGCTTACCGACGCCACGCGAATATCGACTTCTTCCTGGTTCGAATGTGCCCGCAAGCCATCGGGAAGCTGTTCGATGATGGACTCAAGCTAAAGTTCGGTCAGCTAGAGCTGGCCGTTAGCATTCGATTGGGTGCGGCCAAATTTCAAACTGGTCAAATCTTTCCCCGTTCAATGATAGCGGAGGCGGTCCAGGAGCGTTGTAAAAATGCGCAGCTGTATGGGATGGTGAACGTGCTGAATCTGGACAATTTTGCAGCTCATCCTCAGCTGGAGGAGCTGTGCATTTCCCTCAGTAATCGATCCCAGTTCGAAGTCGTTTGTTCGGCTATATCGCAATGCCTGAGcagcacagctcgtatcaataATTTGCGACTTGCCAATAATAGGATTTTCCACACCACACCTTTGTCCGCCTTGAAGAATTCTCATCTAGTATGCCTCGATGTAAGCGATAATCGTATCAAACACCCGAGTGCTCTTCGAACGCTGAGAGAAATTCCACTGTTGGAGTTGTACGTGAAAGGAAACCCGCTGACGGACGTCCCAGATTACGAAGAGACACTACGGGAATTTTTCCCCTCATTGTTGAAACTGGTAAGATTTACCACCGGTATTTTTGCGCTTTCACGACCATGAGTTTTCCATTTGTATTGTTTATTTGCAGGATGCCTTAGTGACGGTATCAACTACAATACCGGCAGATGTAAACAGTGACGATGAGGAAGAGGTCGAAATGAGCTCCCCGGGGGTCGTGCTGACCGACGCAGATTTGAATGCGGCCGCGTTTAAAAAGTACCAGATGACTCCGCACTGGCATCTGGTTACGGTGCACCACAACGGAATCTGTGGCAAACAGGAGATCTTGGATGCCCTCTTTCACCAGCTAGGCAAACTAAGCTTTTTTCCCTGCTACTACAAAACGTACTCGAAGAAGGATGAATTTCTGGTGCAGAATTGTTACGAAGCCTTGCTCTATCTGGTGCAACAACAGCTCAAGCTCCCCGTGCCCTCCGTAAATGCCGTATTGAAGCTCAGTGTGGCGATGAATGTGGCCGAAGCAGCGGATAACCATGTGCGCCCACTTCGAAAGTTGGATGATTTCGTGAACAAACGGTTCGAAGAGAACTGCCTCAACCTTTGCTCGATGCAGGAAGGGCTGAATGAGTACAAGTACGTGGACTTCAGTGCGAAGAGTCCACGAATCCTGGGCTACATATTGGAAGTTGCTGGCAAAAAGTTCTCCCATTCCTGCTTTATTTTACGGCTTCGCAACAACGACCTGCAGAACTGTGACGCGCTTGGAAATATTGGTAAACTGACAAGGCTGGTATCGTTGGATTTGCGGTTTAATTCGGTGAGTAGTTTTTTGTACTCTGTTTTCATTGGTTCATATAATAGACaaaacatatattttattgatcattataatttataaaaacatgaCAATAAGCAGAAATAATTTCGAAATCATGAGTTCGAATGATGATTGCTCTTTGAAtgaatgcatttttattttaagcaccttgacTGCAAATAGCTTAGTGATGTGTATCATGACTCTAGATGCTTAAAGCAAAGATGACTGTTACCAAGGTTCTTAAATGACtgatatgaaatatttcaatatttgaataaCGCGTTCGAACTTGTTCCATTTTCAGCTGTCCACAATAACCGACTTGAACGGAATACCGCGGAACTTTATCGAGGAACTGTTTTTGGATCATAATCCCCTCTGTGGCACCATTTCTTCCGGTGTTGAGTATACTCGCAAGATAAGAAGATACTTCCACAACCTTAAGCGTCTCGATGGGCGCCCATTGGTTACCGATAGGGGTTTCACATTCCAGCAGAACTACATCTGCACCATGGAGGCGCACAAGTTTGCCGAAGCCTTCCTGAAGCATTACTTTTCGCTGTACGATTCGTTCCAGCGCCTCGAGCTCCAGGAGCTGTACCATCCGAAGGCTCAGTTTTCCATGACGTGCAGCTTCGATGTGGACGAGTCGGCTCAGTTGAATTCGCACCAGCAGCGTCAAGTTTCGTACATCGGCCACAGTCGTAATCTGCTCGAGTTCAAGGGCCGCCTCGATCTTTCGTTTGCAGCGCTGATTGTGGGCAATGAGCGCATTGCCTATGTGCTGACGACATTCCCTAAGACCGAGTTCGATTTCTTATCGTTTCGTATCGATGTACCAATCTTTACGCCAGAACGGGTGCTCATTATCGTACACGGGCGGTTGAAGGAAGAGTCTGAGGCGCGACTAGGCGAGAGCTGCTCGCTCGGTTTCACGCGAACATTCTACATCCAACCGTGCGGGATGGGAACGGGGCTTTTCAGCAAGGCCGTGGAATACAAAATCTGCAACGATATGCTGCATTTATGCAACCTAACATTTGAAGGTCAAAACTTTCTGGACACCCGTGCCGCCGAGGCGAAAGAAACGTCGAGCACAGCGGTATGCAGTTAACTTTAAAGGTACTTTGTAACGTTATTTTAAATATCGCACATTTTTCCCGCTTTTAGGAACTCACACCATTGGAAGGTGATGATCGTAATGATCGCGAAAACGCACTGACTATTTTCAAGCAGCTGACGCAGTTGAACCAACAATGGTGTGTCCGCTGCTTGGAAGAATCTTCCTGGAATCTCATGTTGGCGATGAACATTTTTCTGAAACTCTACGAATCTGGACACATTCCGAAGTTGGCGTTTACGGACTCCGGGTAGAGAAGAGTTACAAAATACGACCTGCATCGAAGGGCCTTTATAAAACGGCCAGGATGTCATTTAGCTTCAGAAGGAATTAAGTATTGAGCTAagtaacttttcttttctttatctttgttatccatttttgaattttaatacTACAAATGAACTACATGTGATCCGGGACAGCTTGGGCTGTTTATGAAGGAGGAATAAAGAAAGTAGTCCTCTTGACCCGAACGGCTTCTTTGTTGTCGATTCTTGAGAATTCCCGCAGCCATCCGAAGCTGACATATGCAtgccaaaacaaacacaaataatTAGCTCGAGTAGCTCGTCAGTAGAGTGGCCGCCATAATGTATTGCACTCGAAACAATGTAAAACTACCGCCGCCCAGCCCCATTCCCATTTAGGTAAACGAAACTACCCGACTGAAGTGCCGCTGAGAGTGGGTTCCGCTAAGGGCCATTATCCGCACCCCCGGTCTGCAGCTGTTGCTCTGTGTGTGACTTTGATGGCCTGGCCTCGAGTGGATCATGGCAGCATTACGCGAGTAAACCCGGTTTCCGGTGGTGCGTGTGGCTGGGAAGGGGGAAATGAGTAGAAAACGGGGGGTTGGGCTAGTTGAGTGTACACACATATACCAACACAAACATTAATAATCGAGCGGAGTTGCCACATTTGACGGGGCGAATGTGCCTATCGCGGATTCGCCATCAAGCCACCGCCgaaccaaacacacaaacttaAAGCCAGTTGTCAGCCGTGTCATTCCACCCGGTTGGGGTTGGCGtgggtttgaaaatttaatttccgttTTCGAGTGCCCGATAGGAGGTTTGGTGGTAGAATGTTGACCCCCGGGAATCAGGAGTGCTCTCCCGAAACAAAACATGGACGTTGTATTTTTCCAGCTCCAATCAAAGTGTCCCATGGTCCACGGTGGGTCAGTTTCGGTTCCCTACCCTCCTCTTTTCCAAATGGTCAACATTTATGGATAGCTTTTCCGTCGGTTTCGCTCGGTCACTTTGATTGGCGGCGTTGTTTCTGCGACCGGCCGGGCCCAACCGagcataaaacaaatgttttccctGCGGTTATGTGATTGAATCATATCAAACGGTGAACTAGAGCAGGCCTGCACGGTGCGGACCACTGCGCACAATGTGTCGTTGCACGAGCATGCCGGTTGCTGAAAACCTTCCCCTCGGCTTCGGAAACGGAACGCAGGGTGAGAGGAGCGTAATAATAATTATCGTAAAATTGACCACTCGCATTACAATAACAGCCCCCGGGGTAGAACGCGATGCGAGTCGGTCGGTTCGGTCGCATCATACTCTCGGGCCCAAGCCGTCAATCCAATCCACCCTGGGGTCATGTATGCGCTGTCCGGTAGCATAATGACACCCGCCAGCCAACCAGCCGACCTCCCGGGAAAGCATCGACCCGGACCCGGCTGTGGGCACTGCCGGTACCATATTGTTGTCACTTCTAATCATATGCACTTTATCTTAACGACATTCGAGCGCATATCATTCTCCGGGACGCGCTAGGATTGATCGGAATCGGTCGCCGGACCGGGGTAGgattgttggtttttctttttccgcgTCGAAATTGAGACTCTTGCCTGGTCGGTGTGGAGTGACCCACGTCAGATGCTGCCGGAGGCACCACGGTCTCggtggtgtgtgcgtgtgtgggcaAGCGAATGAATCGGTGAGTGGAAAATGggttagaaaaataaacctccAGCGGCGGTACCAGCGTTGGTCGGTTTGaggttttcgtttgcttcggGCGGTGCTTTGCGGGACTGTGCCGGAGAACAACGCTGAGTGGGACGAAGAATGATAACATGACCGATaatgcatttgtttgtttttcattctacCTCGGCCACCATCAACAATATGGCTGTGACGGGATATGGGACGAAAGATtgtcattttttaattaatttatataaTTGGTTGCCCACCGtgttttcgaaatgttaaatCTATTTTAATGCATGTTTAACAAAGAAGACACCCCTGCATCTGCTCGTACGGTTTTTAATCAATGTtctgtgtttaattttaaattatcaacacTGTTAGCGACACTGAAATGATTCATTTAACGACATAAGCTCCTATATTCAAGCTCGTTTGTAACAACATGTTttcaacaaacacaacaccacTATCGTGATATATCTATCAGTTATATTTTCGAATTGGATTTATTCACTTCGCTGAAATGATGATAGGCTATCctttttgatccttttttCTGTAAACCCTTCTTTCATCTCCAAGAGTTCCAAAGCTCtcgttttcttgttgtttccGTTCCTCTCGATTGCACTTTATTAACTTGTACGtacttgttttttgtgtgctttgGTATTTAGTTCATTTCGAACCATCGCACTTTTTCAAACCGAATGCTCCACCACTCCGAATGCTTTGATTTTCCACAGCATTTCCCCGCTTCGACAGTACCGGGAAATCCAAACCGAACCCGCTTGTGGGGAATGTTGCTATGTAAATACTGCAAAACACGGTGCTCTATTAGCCGAGGATAGGGTACGTGATTCATGGACTGTTCAAAGAGAGGCACTATTTTGTACTTTTTATGTACTATTTCGTTATCATCATCCGAGTTGCGACTCAGCTTCCTCTACGTTAGGGTGTTTTATCttctaatttgttttttctctcaaGGATACAGTCACGAACCGTGCGTCATTAGCTAATTGTTGGAGAAGCTTTCACCCGGGCGGGTAGCATTTCCGGGATCGAAAACAAGCCATGCAAACTCGGATTGTCGGTTATCATTTAACCGCAGGTTGGCCTAATTGCAGCGCGGCCCTGCACTTGGCACGTTCGTTAGGCACTGCGCCGAGCGACTGCTTCACCGTCTTTAGAGACTTAAAAGGATCGCTTTGTGAAGTTAATCTTTTCTCCACTTATTAGGTAGCTCCCTATGAGCCGGTTCGTCAGCCGTACGGAAGGATATTATTTCCGTTTCACCTGTTGCGCagttttattacaattttcaCACAATCACCATCCACCGATTCCGCGTGTCAATGGCTTCCGGTGCAGCGGGTGCATTCTGCCAtgtacattcgatcatcgcacGAACAGAACTTCCAAACCACAGGAAACTCTACCTTTTGGAGCGTATGATAAACCAGCTCCTTCCAATGCCTCCTGCCAACCTGCTACCAAGCCAACGGTTGAGCATTTTCATTCCGTTCCGGCACCTTGTACCGTGTGAGTCAAGTGCCGTGAAAGGAAACGTTCAACAAGTCAGCGCTATAAGACTTttgcgttctttttttttagatttactCCAGCACCAAGGGTACGATATTCTTCCCTTTCGCATTCGGTCGCTAGCGAACGTTTTCGGAACGGAATCGTTTTCCCAGAATGCGTTTGATTGTTGGAATGAAGAAATCAGAATCGTTGCTGTTTAGTGTGCGCCACAGTCGTCGTCCCCGTCGTGGCTGCCATGTTTTGAGTGTGGAAAGTGGGAGTTTACTTTTCCGTTCGATTCACCGTTCCGTCGCTACACGGCGATGAAGGGCGGGAGGAATGTTTGACCTGGCATTTTTGCACTCGTCTGGAAAGTCATGTTGATGCAGCGAATGGAGAAATCCTTTACATCCAGCAAAACATCGTGGATTCGATGCTGCCGTGCTTTCGAAGAACTCCAAGAACAAAATATGACAAAGTCAGTGCTTCAGAGTGGCAAGATTACAGAGCAATGTTTGATAACCTTTACGTTGAGGGATGAGAAAGGATCGATTTTAGCTCAATATGAACAtgattaatattaaaattttcgtttcctaatttataaaaatgtcCATTTAAAAATTTCTTAAAGAATAGGTGCCTTGAGAAACCCTGATTTAATGTATGATCCTATGGAAAAAAGTCGCCAGCCAgaccatttttcttttgtaacgTTCTACGTTTCGTTGTGGCTACGgatagaaaatttaaaagtgaCTAAAGAAACTGGAAAAATTGTTAGAAAAGCCGGGAAAACAGAGAAGCCAAATCAACATTCTTCGACTGCAACCCGGGCCAAAGTTGAACCGGGTAAGGCGACAACGGTCTCGTGAAGTGGCGAATGTTCTGAACAATGTTCACGGTAGTCCTTGCTTGATGGTTCGCATGTATtgtgttttccaccattttttttttaccgatcCCCGAGCCAGTTTCTCGATCTTTCACCGGCATGCGGAGTACTTTTTAGTGCGTAGGTTCTCGTGTTTCGAGCAGGAAtgcaatttcaaaacaaatccccCACACTAGCAGGGAAGAGACTAGAAACGACACATACTTGGTACTTCCGCTTGGAGCGTACATTTTGGGAGCTTGTGTGGTTGTGTCGACAAAAGAAGTGAGGacccaacaaaaaacattcttcatATTAACGCGTGGGTTTCGGCAACCAGCGAACGGGAATATCTCCGTTGCGTTCTATTTTGAATTCTGCCTGTGGGAAACCCAATCGTCGGCGAGGATTTGCATGGAGCACAAATGAACAGTAAAGACGTTTTCTAATTACTTACCAGCCGAATTCCTGCCAACGGGATGGAAAGCGGGCAACAAAAAACGTTCGATACCCGTGTTCTTCCCTTTCGTGCTATCGTTCCGAAGTTGTGGGTTTTGGTTACGACAGCCGCGACGGAGAAAGGAAGTTAAGAGGAAAATGCTGTAACAGGGAAGAAAAAGCGAACTCGCCTGCAAAAACCCGAATCACATCGGGAGCAAACTTTCCCGGGAACGTTCTCGACGTAGACCGAAAAGGAGACTTAAACAAAAAGCAAGCTCATAAAAGACGGGAGAGCAtattatgtgtgtttttttttgtatacaGTTGCTAAAGTCTCATAAAAAAGTTTTCGACTGGTCAATCGTGAAGTTGTTTTTGCCTGCCTCCCCCCGAATAAAAACCGCAAATTGCAGGCTGGTGGGAAGTTGCAAGGTGGACATTTCAGATGACATTTGAAAGTAACGGTTCAagtaaataattgtttcaGCAGAGGAGATTATTCTACAGTTGCTTATGTGATGCTAGTTTTTAACGGTCGATTGTTACTGAATGCTCGTAGTTTATTGAGGAAGTTTTGCGATGTAGTGCTAATCTCCTCCTCGATTTTAAAGGTTTATGGGTATCGGTGTGGTTTGAAAGTTTGTTTCTTGACATACAATTTAGTTTTAGGTAATTTAATAAGCTAAGATGGTTTTACACACTTTAAATCGACAATCATATACTCCGTTACATATAAAAAACATTAGATCGGATAAGGTTTTCTTATAAACTTGAGCGATAAAACGTATTGATCTATTCCTTCTTCATTTAATTCGAAAGATGATGTACAAGAAAAAGTCTCAGTATAGAACAGTGCTCTTTGAATGCAGAGGATTTTTATCTACCGTATTATGGGGTTTCCTGTTCTGAGCCCACCaattttccatgaaaaaacaatagtacgCACCGAGCTGGTTTTACTAATTTCAAACTAATTTACAAGTTGTTTTTTAAGTGGAATGAAATGCAAAATAGAAAGTATACAGTTTCCAAAGAAAAAGctcctttccttttcttcgccACACTTTTGTTtctgaaattaaatattttactcCTTGTTAGTTTTATCCCCCAACTAATGTCACCACGTTTGAAACATCTTAACTAGGTGCCCGCATGGTGCATGATCAAAAGCATGTTAATGTGCGGTTTTATTGTCACGAAcgaatgtttcctttttttgtcttcGCGACGTTTCGTATTCTATTTTCATTCCTCAACCGCAAACAACAGACGCAAGCGCATAACCGCTAACTATGGTTTCACATTCGCAAAACGACAAATGGCAACTGCATCTCATTAAGGTTCATACCGGCTTTTCACTGGGAGATGGGCCTTCGGTGGCTTCTCCAGTTTGTCAGAAAAATTATCCAATTTATGCGGTAACGTCGCTCATTGCATTGTCTGTCTTTCCGCTTGCCCCGGCCGCGGTTCCGGTTAGTTCTTTTCCctccgcgttttttttttccgggGCGAAAAACGGCGTACAACGTGATTACTGTTGCACGTTTTTTTCGCTCCTCGTTGCGGTTTCGAAATGTTCCTCGCCGTGGTTATCACAAGTGAACTCGGCATTTCGCAGTCATTTCTTACCCGGCAGGTCAACTTTTCGGCCGGAAAGTGAGTAAGAAACCCGAACCAGTTAAAACATTTACGATCGAGTCGAAACGGGGCAAGGCACACGGTTCGATACCCGCCTGCCCTTTCCCTATGAGGCACTGTTTCGACGGGGTCAGGCAAGAGCCTTCCACCACATTCCATTGTGTGCGCTCGGCTGTCCAAACGCTGCTGGATGAAGCATCTCTGCAGCCTCACGCTGCGGTCGGTCTGATTGCAGGTTTTGTTGCATTTATAATTTGGCGGATTTTATTGCGAACATTTCGCCCATTTCAATTTGTTCGAGTTCGTTTGAAATCACTCCTGGGGTGGGGCAGGGTGACGGATGGTGGCGGATGGGGAGGGATCGGTGGTTAAAGTATAAAGTTACAGCAGTCACAACTGTCGATTCGAACGACGCGGACGTGGGGTTTGCATCGACAATGTTGCAAACGAGAAACTCGAAACCGAGATTTGGTTTGCGCTTTTCCCATCGTTCTTTTCCGTTCGAGTTCGGCTACGGAACTGTGGTTGTCAATTGGGTTGCATTTCCCTGGCGACCCATCCGTCCTCCCCATAAGGGAAAACCCATTTCCGGCACCGATCGTCCCGCTTTCTCGCGGTGTGTAATGCTTCGCTATTTGCTTGATTTAGCAATTTGGGCAACGGGGAAAATGGTTTCGAAAGGAAACGGTAAGACGCTGCAGCTGAATGGAAAGCAATCTTTCAGTGGAATGGTTGTGCTTTTTCTCTTGTTTGTTCCATCTTATTTTGTCTTAATTTCCTTGCCGTAGTTACTGTGCCACTGGCAGGCAGGCAAGAAATAAGTTGGAAGTTGTAGTAAAAACTAGCGAGCAACAAATCCATCGCACGGGGCGGTTCCGGAAACGGAAGCTGATTGAATCCCGCGTAGGAGAGGCTAATTTTTGGGTAAGATGGGAATTTCGGTTGATTAAAATAAGTCCCGCCAGGCGGGGCGGGAACTGGGAAAAGGCCCTAGCTGAAAACGGGCGCGGtggaaagtttttatttaactaaCCCGAGTTTCATTTGGTATGGATTTATCTTTCCAAAGCGCAAAGTACGCAGCCAGTGTCTACGCCGTGAatcaccaggcgcctccatttaatGGCATTCGTcatggaaaaagaaagtttttCACCCTACCTCGCGTTTGGATTATCCGTCCTATTGTGGCCCACTATAATAATCATTTCGTTCATCATCTTCGTACCCGCTGCGTCATCGCCCAGCGGCAGTATCAAGTGAAACGAGTGCACATTTTTATTCTCATTCTACCAAATTGACAACGTCAAGATTTTCAGGGATTTATCTTGGCTGGG
This window harbors:
- the LOC131289983 gene encoding nuclear RNA export factor 2, translating into MQEGTEDNPMRSTPISADQAIPEHDENSFYNIKSNARQTLYMRTGETKIVLEPKLASQVTNASNMTFDRVMLNRADVWHQVMIHHDGQCEKQKILDMLFNTFPLYDLFPVAYRRHANIDFFLVRMCPQAIGKLFDDGLKLKFGQLELAVSIRLGAAKFQTGQIFPRSMIAEAVQERCKNAQLYGMVNVLNLDNFAAHPQLEELCISLSNRSQFEVVCSAISQCLSSTARINNLRLANNRIFHTTPLSALKNSHLVCLDVSDNRIKHPSALRTLREIPLLELYVKGNPLTDVPDYEETLREFFPSLLKLDALVTVSTTIPADVNSDDEEEVEMSSPGVVLTDADLNAAAFKKYQMTPHWHLVTVHHNGICGKQEILDALFHQLGKLSFFPCYYKTYSKKDEFLVQNCYEALLYLVQQQLKLPVPSVNAVLKLSVAMNVAEAADNHVRPLRKLDDFVNKRFEENCLNLCSMQEGLNEYKYVDFSAKSPRILGYILEVAGKKFSHSCFILRLRNNDLQNCDALGNIGKLTRLVSLDLRFNSLSTITDLNGIPRNFIEELFLDHNPLCGTISSGVEYTRKIRRYFHNLKRLDGRPLVTDRGFTFQQNYICTMEAHKFAEAFLKHYFSLYDSFQRLELQELYHPKAQFSMTCSFDVDESAQLNSHQQRQVSYIGHSRNLLEFKGRLDLSFAALIVGNERIAYVLTTFPKTEFDFLSFRIDVPIFTPERVLIIVHGRLKEESEARLGESCSLGFTRTFYIQPCGMGTGLFSKAVEYKICNDMLHLCNLTFEGQNFLDTRAAEAKETSSTAVCSDDRNDRENALTIFKQLTQLNQQWCVRCLEESSWNLMLAMNIFLKLYESGHIPKLAFTDSG
- the LOC131289984 gene encoding uncharacterized protein LOC131289984 is translated as MLFLKVSRRVLVKFLGARSVFTSGCNWAALKTVQEKVNPYAKIHVDCAYSLKIVPYDLLDCPDSNILRASVKQDDGSNGIKVHVSDNLVTITGDSKSIDTECLLEVPIKADLNIRNHGTTSIIDLYSDEIEVNGTGNIETKSLRSTNIKLSSTAGNIACRGITLAENVVATAAGKGNIFLDKLQGGSVSATTEGGKITVNASYSNKSSFQTANGDLELKSIHKDCTVRSSGGNNFVMNGFYGTLDARVGSANMTLQLSEMVGKSSIKASSTQKLQLNLAETVYETSAITVISPKLELDSSIDDQVHLREGTSSKLGKSDAENTLVVETDGSVVLRKMSWADSFSFGDKNRIEQ